In Acidaminococcus timonensis, one DNA window encodes the following:
- a CDS encoding Crp/Fnr family transcriptional regulator, which produces MEFLIGLPPEKVATLLQRAQRLHLRKGEYLFREGDPCNAIYIIHRGRVKLSAYDQDGLERIAGIFVEHDTMWEGVLVPNSQYSASAIAMTEVDCCRLARRDFEEAIHEPEVALRIIGMLSKKLHDANRRNLLKSIADPKERVAGLLLYRYRRQTGDVVTLRLEEMAGLIALRPETISRKLKELEREGYVKKTGQSSIQILDPDGLMEMVNY; this is translated from the coding sequence GTGGAATTCCTCATCGGGCTGCCTCCGGAAAAGGTGGCCACCCTGCTGCAGCGGGCCCAGCGGCTGCACCTGCGGAAGGGGGAATACCTGTTCCGGGAAGGGGACCCCTGCAATGCCATCTATATCATCCACAGGGGACGGGTGAAGCTGAGCGCCTATGACCAGGACGGGCTGGAGCGGATCGCCGGCATCTTTGTGGAGCACGATACCATGTGGGAAGGGGTGCTGGTACCCAACAGCCAGTATTCGGCTTCCGCCATCGCCATGACGGAGGTAGACTGCTGCAGGCTGGCCCGGAGAGACTTTGAGGAAGCCATCCATGAGCCGGAGGTGGCCCTGCGCATCATCGGCATGCTCAGCAAGAAGCTCCATGACGCCAACCGGCGGAACCTGCTGAAGAGCATCGCCGATCCCAAGGAACGGGTGGCCGGCCTGCTGCTGTACCGGTATCGCCGCCAGACTGGGGACGTGGTGACCCTGCGCCTGGAGGAAATGGCCGGGCTCATCGCCCTGCGCCCGGAAACCATCAGCCGCAAGCTGAAGGAGCTGGAACGGGAAGGCTACGTAAAAAAGACCGGCCAGAGCAGCATCCAGATCCTGGATCCGGATGGGCTGATGGAGATGGTGAATTATTGA
- the pflA gene encoding pyruvate formate-lyase-activating protein encodes MQGRIHSIESFGSVDGPGTRFIIFVQGCNMRCLYCHNVDTWDCHKGQLRSTDDLLDQAERYRPYWGPEGGITVSGGEPLLQIDFLLELFQKAKARGIHTCIDTAGQPFTRKEPFFSKFRQLMEVTDILLLDVKHIDLEAHKKLTGWGNENILDLFRYLSDIHKPIWVRQVLVPGYTDDPASLQRTREFLDTLTNVQRVEVLPYHNMGLYKWEELGIPNQLKDVEPPTEEQVDAARKILRAV; translated from the coding sequence ATGCAAGGACGTATCCATTCCATTGAATCCTTCGGGTCCGTGGACGGACCGGGGACACGATTCATCATCTTCGTGCAGGGGTGCAACATGCGCTGCCTGTACTGCCATAATGTGGACACCTGGGACTGCCACAAGGGCCAGCTGCGCAGCACCGACGACCTGCTGGACCAGGCAGAGCGGTACCGGCCCTACTGGGGACCGGAGGGAGGCATCACCGTCAGCGGCGGGGAACCCCTGCTGCAGATCGATTTCCTGCTGGAGCTGTTCCAGAAGGCCAAGGCCCGGGGCATCCACACCTGCATCGATACGGCAGGACAGCCTTTTACCCGGAAAGAGCCCTTCTTCAGCAAGTTCCGGCAGCTGATGGAAGTGACGGACATCCTGCTTCTCGATGTGAAGCACATCGACCTGGAAGCCCACAAAAAGCTGACCGGGTGGGGGAACGAAAACATCCTGGACCTGTTCCGGTACCTGTCGGACATCCACAAGCCCATCTGGGTACGCCAGGTGCTGGTACCCGGGTATACGGATGATCCGGCCAGCCTGCAGCGGACCCGGGAATTCCTGGATACCCTGACCAATGTACAGCGGGTGGAGGTACTGCCCTACCACAACATGGGGCTGTACAAGTGGGAAGAGCTGGGCATCCCCAACCAGCTGAAGGATGTGGAGCCGCCCACGGAGGAACAGGTGGATGCCGCCCGGAAAATTTTGAGAGCGGTATAG